A portion of the Mesobacillus sp. AQ2 genome contains these proteins:
- a CDS encoding sugar ABC transporter substrate-binding protein yields the protein MKRVGFKKVFLTAVASALLLTGCGGGETKTVSGPVEGVPERFAKGEEVKIKVIRKIGGDDHTAQFLAGAKAEGEALGFKVDVFTANGDTAKFHDAINQGLQQDYDGFIISHGDDAATVDDVKKLTDKGKSVVTFDSNPDLAKVEGVTLTSQDDEALATQALDQLVKDQNGEANIVYLWVDGFPPMVRRNKVYQETLKANPGIKEVERFGVAAADTSVQTQNAVAAMLNKHPKGEIDAIFATWDAFAIGAARAIKEAGRDEIKIYGIDVSNADLQEIQAEGSPWKYTAAVDPKLIGEVNMRLLAKKLAGEETPAAYDLEASLISQEELQQSKNPVNMANLAEIIDEWGKSDAFLEDWMKKLKDHYKK from the coding sequence ATGAAAAGAGTTGGATTTAAAAAGGTGTTTTTAACGGCGGTTGCCTCAGCATTGCTGCTGACGGGCTGCGGCGGAGGAGAAACGAAGACGGTAAGCGGTCCTGTTGAGGGAGTTCCGGAGCGCTTTGCAAAAGGTGAGGAAGTCAAAATCAAAGTCATCCGCAAGATTGGCGGAGATGATCATACTGCACAGTTTTTAGCCGGAGCGAAGGCTGAAGGCGAGGCGCTTGGCTTCAAGGTGGACGTCTTTACTGCTAATGGAGATACAGCAAAATTCCATGACGCCATCAACCAGGGGCTGCAGCAGGACTATGACGGATTCATCATCTCACATGGTGATGACGCAGCAACTGTAGATGATGTAAAAAAATTGACGGATAAGGGCAAAAGTGTCGTGACGTTCGATTCGAATCCTGACCTTGCCAAGGTTGAAGGTGTAACACTTACTTCCCAGGATGACGAAGCACTGGCAACCCAGGCACTCGACCAGCTTGTGAAGGACCAAAATGGTGAAGCGAATATCGTTTACCTCTGGGTCGATGGCTTCCCGCCAATGGTCAGAAGAAATAAAGTTTATCAGGAAACGCTGAAGGCAAACCCTGGAATCAAAGAGGTTGAGAGATTTGGAGTTGCCGCAGCCGATACAAGTGTACAAACGCAGAATGCAGTGGCAGCGATGCTGAACAAACATCCAAAAGGAGAAATTGATGCGATCTTCGCGACATGGGATGCATTTGCGATTGGCGCAGCTCGTGCCATTAAGGAAGCAGGGCGCGATGAAATCAAGATTTACGGAATTGATGTTTCCAATGCTGACCTTCAGGAAATCCAGGCAGAAGGCAGCCCATGGAAATACACAGCAGCCGTTGATCCGAAGCTGATTGGTGAAGTGAATATGAGATTGCTGGCGAAAAAGCTGGCTGGCGAAGAAACACCTGCAGCTTATGACCTTGAAGCCTCACTGATATCACAGGAAGAGCTTCAGCAGTCAAAAAATCCAGTTAACATGGCCAACCTCGCAGAAATCATCGACGAATGGGGCAAATCGGATGCATTTTTAGAAGATTGGATGAAAAAATTGAAGGATCACTATAAGAAATAA
- a CDS encoding sugar ABC transporter ATP-binding protein, with the protein MILEMKNISIEFPGVRALNGVDFNTETGRIHALIGANGAGKSTLMKVLSGAHDHYTGEIQFDGEYAEIRKPAHAQKLGIQTVYQEVDTAIIPSLTVGENIMLNQTVQNLDNRHWMNWKQLFQQAEDILKGMNLKLPVKKLAGELTLAEKQLVLIARAISSNCSFLILDEPTAPLSHIETSELFRIVRDLARRNVGIIFISHRMPEIFELCDELTIMRNGEFIAKRETAEVDPPQVIEYMLGRRMEDQFPARSNTFGNQLLEVAGLSDGDKVRNTSFHVNAGEIVGIAGLVGAGKTELCKALFGASQTVSGTVRLNGKELKLTSPHAAVKSGMALVPEERRKEGVLVAESVSSNLTAVSLKKFSKLFGFIDRRSEKNTAQEYIKALGIKTPSESAKVENLSGGNQQKVAIGRWLLADADVYIFDEPTKGVDVGAKRDIFELIAKLAAEGKGIIYASSELSEIVGITDRVYVLYDGEPVKELETAETTEEELLFYSTGGR; encoded by the coding sequence ATGATACTTGAAATGAAAAACATCAGTATTGAGTTTCCCGGCGTAAGGGCGCTGAACGGTGTGGATTTCAATACGGAAACTGGCAGGATCCACGCATTGATCGGCGCGAACGGCGCAGGCAAGTCTACATTGATGAAGGTGCTTTCCGGCGCGCATGATCATTACACGGGAGAAATCCAGTTTGATGGCGAGTATGCGGAAATTAGGAAGCCAGCACATGCGCAAAAGCTCGGAATCCAGACAGTCTACCAGGAGGTCGATACAGCCATCATCCCGTCGCTTACAGTGGGCGAGAATATCATGCTCAATCAAACGGTTCAGAATTTGGACAACAGGCACTGGATGAATTGGAAGCAGTTGTTTCAGCAGGCAGAAGACATTCTTAAAGGCATGAACCTTAAGCTGCCTGTTAAAAAGCTTGCCGGGGAACTGACGCTCGCGGAAAAACAGCTTGTTTTGATTGCTCGCGCGATTTCAAGCAATTGCTCATTTCTGATCCTTGACGAACCAACCGCTCCGCTCAGCCATATCGAAACATCGGAACTGTTCCGGATTGTCCGCGATTTGGCTAGAAGGAATGTAGGGATCATTTTCATTTCCCACCGGATGCCGGAAATCTTTGAATTATGCGATGAGCTTACGATCATGAGGAATGGCGAGTTCATTGCAAAGAGGGAAACTGCGGAAGTAGATCCACCGCAGGTGATTGAATATATGCTTGGGCGGCGGATGGAAGATCAGTTTCCGGCAAGATCCAATACATTCGGTAATCAATTGCTTGAAGTGGCAGGCCTATCGGATGGGGATAAAGTAAGAAACACTTCATTCCATGTAAATGCAGGGGAGATTGTCGGGATTGCCGGCCTGGTCGGTGCCGGGAAGACGGAGCTGTGCAAAGCGCTTTTTGGCGCGTCACAAACCGTAAGCGGTACAGTGAGGCTTAATGGAAAAGAACTCAAACTGACGAGCCCGCATGCGGCAGTAAAAAGCGGAATGGCGCTGGTTCCGGAAGAGCGCCGTAAGGAAGGTGTCCTGGTAGCAGAATCGGTCAGCTCCAATCTGACAGCCGTCAGCTTAAAAAAGTTCTCCAAACTATTTGGTTTTATCGACCGGCGTTCTGAAAAGAACACAGCGCAGGAATACATAAAAGCTCTCGGCATCAAGACTCCATCAGAGTCGGCCAAAGTTGAAAACTTATCTGGAGGGAACCAGCAGAAGGTGGCGATTGGCAGATGGCTGCTTGCCGATGCCGATGTGTATATTTTTGACGAGCCGACAAAGGGTGTCGATGTTGGCGCGAAAAGAGATATTTTTGAGCTGATTGCGAAACTGGCAGCTGAGGGGAAGGGAATCATCTATGCTTCCTCAGAACTGTCAGAGATCGTCGGCATCACGGATCGGGTTTACGTGCTCTATGATGGTGAACCGGTCAAGGAACTCGAAACCGCCGAAACAACGGAAGAAGAACTATTATTTTATTCAACAGGAGGCAGATAG
- a CDS encoding ABC transporter permease has translation MEAKLPLHQETPPKKAFELFQFLYKYGTILTIFVLIAVFAAANPSFINGDNVINILRSISIVTIIAIGITISLTVDGFDLSVGSVASLSNAVVISMFVWFSQNTLIAVLSAIAAALIVGALNSLMIVKLKIPDMLMTLAMMFIIQGTALTYTKGATVSENMILPDGSFSTGAISPFFAKIGQVPWIILIMAVAVIIVHIFLTYTKHGRYMYVIGGNKEAARLSGIPVNRYKTGAYLLSALFAAIGGIVLASRVMTAEINAGSPYLMDAVAAAFIGFSVLGAGKPNAFGTFIGAVLIGILQNGLVMMSVPYYAMDIVKGTVLAFALGITYYKQKH, from the coding sequence ATGGAAGCCAAACTCCCATTGCATCAGGAAACGCCGCCGAAAAAGGCATTTGAGCTGTTCCAGTTCCTTTACAAATACGGGACGATCTTGACGATCTTTGTGCTGATCGCTGTCTTCGCGGCTGCGAACCCAAGTTTTATCAACGGCGATAATGTCATCAATATCTTAAGATCGATCTCCATCGTTACGATCATCGCGATCGGCATCACCATTTCCCTTACGGTGGATGGCTTTGATTTATCGGTCGGTTCTGTGGCCTCGTTATCAAATGCGGTTGTCATCTCGATGTTCGTCTGGTTTTCGCAGAACACCCTGATTGCCGTTTTATCCGCGATCGCGGCAGCCTTGATTGTGGGTGCACTTAATTCGCTGATGATCGTCAAGCTGAAGATTCCGGACATGCTGATGACACTTGCGATGATGTTCATCATCCAGGGAACGGCGCTGACGTATACAAAGGGCGCGACGGTCTCGGAAAACATGATCCTGCCAGATGGCAGTTTTTCAACAGGGGCAATCAGTCCATTTTTTGCAAAAATAGGGCAGGTTCCGTGGATTATTCTAATCATGGCTGTTGCCGTGATCATCGTCCATATTTTTCTGACCTATACAAAGCATGGCCGCTATATGTATGTCATCGGAGGGAACAAGGAAGCGGCGAGACTTTCAGGCATTCCGGTCAACCGCTATAAAACAGGTGCCTATCTGCTTTCGGCCCTATTCGCGGCAATTGGCGGAATCGTTCTGGCATCCCGTGTCATGACCGCAGAAATCAATGCGGGTTCGCCGTATTTAATGGATGCCGTGGCCGCTGCCTTTATCGGCTTTTCCGTCCTCGGGGCCGGCAAGCCGAACGCATTCGGAACCTTCATCGGGGCAGTGCTGATCGGCATTTTGCAAAATGGCCTTGTGATGATGTCCGTGCCATATTATGCGATGGATATCGTGAAGGGAACCGTGCTGGCCTTTGCCCTGGGAATCACGTATTATAAGCAGAAGCATTGA
- a CDS encoding MFS transporter — MTQQQKAKRNLMIMWFANFFIAGSMTMVMPFLSLYIESFGDFSETYVQNWSGLTFSITFVTAFLFSPIIGRLGDRFGRKRILIFMAFGMGLSVFLLGFASSVWQLFLLRMFMGLFSGFIPVSQALVSTQTPKEQAGKVLGTLQTGSITGSLLGPMIGGVLADSLGYATTFQSTSAFIILSGLLVFLIMEYRIDIKKGSKTNYSRKEVLQHIFKNPIMVNVLLMSMLVQIAHFSIQPILSLYVGELHGHENLAFYSGIAFSAAGLGNLLMARKWGQIADRIGYIKILVLLLFLSAIIYLPGGFVTNIWQLVLIRFMLGITIGGIIPVRVAYIRQEAPVAMQGEVLGYNTSLRFFGNIIGPVLGGFLSGYLGFTSVFVLTSGLLLVSGLVLFASMQRNPQYVRDTF, encoded by the coding sequence ATGACCCAGCAGCAAAAGGCGAAACGTAACCTGATGATCATGTGGTTCGCCAATTTCTTCATCGCAGGCAGTATGACAATGGTAATGCCTTTCCTATCCTTATACATTGAGTCGTTTGGAGATTTTTCGGAAACATATGTCCAGAACTGGTCAGGTCTTACATTCAGCATCACATTCGTTACAGCTTTTCTCTTCTCTCCCATCATCGGAAGGCTGGGAGACCGATTCGGACGTAAGAGAATCCTGATTTTCATGGCCTTTGGTATGGGATTATCTGTCTTCCTGCTCGGTTTTGCTTCCTCGGTGTGGCAGCTATTTTTACTTAGAATGTTCATGGGCTTGTTTTCAGGCTTCATTCCGGTATCACAGGCACTCGTTTCAACACAGACGCCAAAGGAACAGGCCGGAAAAGTACTGGGAACCCTGCAAACAGGCAGTATCACAGGATCATTGCTTGGCCCGATGATCGGCGGTGTCCTGGCCGACTCTTTAGGCTATGCGACAACCTTCCAATCAACATCTGCCTTTATCATCCTGTCCGGATTGCTTGTTTTCCTGATCATGGAATATAGAATTGATATAAAAAAGGGCAGCAAAACAAATTACAGCCGCAAAGAAGTGCTTCAGCATATCTTCAAAAATCCAATCATGGTCAATGTCCTGCTCATGTCCATGCTCGTGCAGATTGCCCATTTCAGCATCCAGCCTATCCTCTCCCTGTATGTCGGTGAGCTGCATGGCCATGAAAACCTGGCATTCTATTCTGGCATTGCCTTTTCGGCAGCTGGTCTCGGCAATCTGCTGATGGCCCGGAAATGGGGACAGATTGCAGACAGAATTGGCTATATAAAAATCCTTGTCCTCCTCCTGTTTTTATCAGCGATCATCTATCTGCCAGGCGGCTTTGTCACGAATATCTGGCAGCTCGTCCTGATCCGGTTCATGCTAGGAATCACAATCGGAGGCATCATCCCTGTAAGGGTTGCCTATATCAGGCAGGAAGCTCCGGTCGCAATGCAGGGCGAAGTGCTTGGCTATAACACAAGTCTCCGCTTCTTCGGGAACATCATCGGCCCTGTGCTCGGCGGCTTCCTTTCGGGTTACCTTGGTTTCACGTCGGTGTTCGTCCTTACGAGCGGTCTTCTGCTTGTAAGCGGACTCGTCCTGTTCGCTTCGATGCAGCGGAATCCGCAATACGTAAGGGATACTTTTTAA
- a CDS encoding VOC family protein, whose product MTYKFKAIDHVQLAAPKGTEDQARKFFSGILGFEEIEKPAELKKRGGAWFQFGSCQIHVGAEADFVPAKKAHPAFEVENIEELKKHLSGSGVDYLEDDKLPGANRIYVSDPFGNRIELLEWVR is encoded by the coding sequence ATGACTTATAAATTTAAAGCGATTGACCATGTACAGCTTGCAGCCCCGAAAGGCACTGAAGACCAGGCAAGGAAATTTTTCAGTGGGATATTAGGTTTTGAAGAGATCGAAAAGCCTGCTGAATTGAAAAAGCGCGGCGGCGCCTGGTTTCAATTCGGCTCCTGCCAGATCCACGTTGGGGCCGAGGCGGATTTTGTTCCTGCAAAGAAAGCCCACCCGGCGTTTGAAGTGGAGAATATTGAAGAGTTGAAGAAACATCTGTCTGGATCCGGAGTGGATTACCTCGAAGATGACAAATTACCAGGCGCAAACAGGATTTATGTTTCTGACCCGTTTGGCAATAGAATTGAATTGCTTGAGTGGGTCCGCTAA
- a CDS encoding basic amino acid ABC transporter substrate-binding protein, giving the protein MRKRFFAMIMMAIAALVVSACGSSESSESSETNGTGKKELRVVTDAAYAPFEYMEGDKIVGFDVDFLKAAAKEAGYELKFDNVGWDPIFVEIGSNRADLAVSSISINDERKQTYDFSLPYFLSTNKILVREDSDIKSAADLKGKVVAVQNGTTGQEAMDKLLGKNNKDIKKFDNNNLAIMEMLSGGADAVVADNGVVEVYAKNNPDEKLKVIEDSGSFDAEYYGILFPKGTDLKADFDKAIKKIVENGTYEKVYQEWFGQKPNIEMLKAEQNKASK; this is encoded by the coding sequence ATGAGAAAAAGATTCTTTGCCATGATCATGATGGCAATTGCAGCGCTTGTTGTGTCAGCATGCGGCTCAAGCGAATCAAGCGAATCAAGCGAAACGAATGGTACCGGGAAAAAGGAACTCAGGGTCGTAACCGATGCAGCATACGCACCATTTGAATATATGGAGGGCGACAAGATTGTTGGTTTCGACGTTGATTTTCTGAAGGCCGCAGCGAAGGAAGCAGGTTATGAACTAAAGTTCGATAATGTCGGCTGGGATCCAATTTTCGTTGAGATTGGCAGCAACCGCGCCGACCTTGCCGTATCGTCTATCTCCATCAATGACGAGCGAAAGCAGACTTATGATTTTTCATTGCCATATTTCCTGTCCACCAATAAAATCCTTGTCCGCGAAGACAGCGACATCAAAAGCGCCGCAGATTTGAAAGGCAAGGTAGTGGCTGTTCAGAACGGGACCACCGGGCAGGAAGCAATGGATAAACTGCTTGGAAAAAACAATAAGGACATCAAGAAATTCGATAATAACAACCTGGCAATCATGGAAATGCTCTCAGGCGGAGCGGATGCAGTCGTGGCAGACAATGGAGTTGTTGAAGTCTATGCGAAGAACAATCCGGATGAAAAGTTAAAGGTCATCGAAGACAGCGGCAGTTTCGATGCTGAATACTACGGCATCCTTTTTCCAAAAGGAACCGATCTGAAAGCGGACTTTGATAAAGCCATCAAGAAAATCGTCGAGAACGGCACTTATGAGAAAGTCTATCAGGAATGGTTCGGCCAGAAGCCGAACATCGAAATGCTGAAGGCAGAACAAAATAAGGCATCAAAGTAA